In Opitutaceae bacterium TAV5, one genomic interval encodes:
- a CDS encoding N-terminal cleavage protein, translating to MPAPLPSRAFTLVELLTVIAIIGILAAIIIPVAGNVRQSARTTTCAGNLRQIGVAFELFASEHGDTLPDWNDWPRRWAYQIEPYLRIVSTTGTDNDYRRNYDGLFHCPANTVFDIPAKTSLTSYRFQHFGSKEREAVKRSAIPTPPSRTVLLLDGTGWGYFHFRTTGLQAGARWDEEQRTLRHKNKDNVLFLDGHVKLLGKQDIISDPDFKFAVQK from the coding sequence GTGCCCGCCCCCCTCCCGTCTCGCGCCTTCACCCTGGTCGAATTGCTCACGGTCATCGCCATCATTGGCATCCTTGCCGCGATCATCATTCCGGTGGCCGGCAACGTCCGGCAATCCGCCCGGACCACGACCTGTGCCGGCAACCTCCGCCAGATCGGCGTCGCCTTCGAACTCTTCGCGAGCGAACACGGCGACACGCTCCCCGACTGGAACGACTGGCCCAGGCGCTGGGCCTACCAAATCGAACCCTACCTCCGCATCGTCTCCACCACCGGCACCGACAACGACTACCGTCGCAACTACGACGGCCTCTTCCATTGCCCCGCCAACACCGTCTTCGACATCCCCGCCAAAACCTCCCTCACCTCCTACCGCTTCCAACACTTCGGCTCCAAGGAACGCGAGGCCGTCAAACGCTCCGCCATCCCGACCCCGCCCTCCCGCACCGTCCTCCTCCTTGATGGCACCGGCTGGGGCTATTTTCATTTCCGCACCACCGGCCTGCAAGCCGGCGCCCGCTGGGATGAGGAACAACGCACCCTCCGTCACAAAAACAAGGACAACGTCCTCTTCCTCGACGGCCACGTAAAACTCCTCGGCAAACAAGACATCATCTCCGACCCCGATTTCAAATTTGCCGTCCAAAAATAA